agtaattatttcGTCAATGTGTAGTAAGATTAAAGACTAACCCTGTATGGCGCCGAAGGTTATAACGCGACTTCCCAGCGTCTTGTACCACTGGAGCAGCCGTTTGCTGTCTCTTCCTGCGGCCACCCACACTCACACTTGCTGACTGACCATCACTTTCATCTCCATCACTCATTTTAGAAGATGTTGCACGAGTTCGCTTTCTCCGAACAGAACTGGCTCCTTTACCAGCAAGGCTAGAATCTCCTCGACTTTCCTCGTTGACAGAAGTAGGGGTGTCATTATTTGTCTCACCATCTTTTGATGTCCTTCTCAAGAAAGCTTCTGCATCTTCAACTACTGCTTTAACAGAACGTGTTCTATGGATTACATTCCCTGGTTTTCGAGCAGATTTTCGTCTACGATTCGGCATCTCTGAATGCTTGGAGTCTTCTGAAACTTCTGGTGCCGCACGCCATATTTCAGGAGCATCGGATTCAGTTGCAGCTCCAACTGGCATGCTGGGTTCACCAACATTTTGAGCAGCACTGACCAGTGTATCAGACAATGCTTGGTCCAAGTTTTGAGAAGGCATGTCTTGAACTTTCTTGGTCGGAGACAACTTGAAGACTCTCGGAGTGCACTTCCTAAGAAGCCAGGAAATACGCCCACCAGAATCTGGAGATTTGTCATCATTCTCACCAGGAGTTCTATTAGCCTTCATTTCATATGAAGCAACTTTTTCCAGAACTTGTTCTCCCATTGCCTGAAGAGGAGAAGCCTCGTTTTCATCCAGTTCAGATATAAGAATGTCATCTAGCATGTAGTCCTTTGCCATGCCCCCACAGTTTTGACAACTCTTTATCCTTTCAAGAAAAGAAACGAATCGGCCTCTCTCATTGATAAATTGTTGCCTCTGTGACCTGAGTTTTTTACATAAAACACCAAGGTCATTAATGTCATTTTGCATTTCCAGCTGCTGCTCCTCCAATCTGCTTCTCTCTGACCTCATATTTTCCATTTCTTTATCTGCAACGTCCATCAAATGACTGATATTGCAACGCTTTCTCAATCTTATCCTCAAATGCTCTCTCTCTATCCTGAAGAGATTTCTCAAACTCCTCTTGCTTATCTCGCATTTCTGCCTCAAGATCCCTCTTACGAGTCTCAAAATCATGAAGTAACTTATCGTGCTCGTGCCGAGCTTTTTCTGATAACATTGACAGCTCAAGCTTCTTTGTGGTAGCAAATGATTCTTTCTCAAGTCTAAGAGTTTCCATCTCCCCCTTGATGTAGTTTTCCGTTGCAATTTTATCTTCCAATTTCTTTTCCAATGAGTGTTTGAATTTATCAAAAGATTTTTTGTCTTCATCAAGTTGTTGCAACTCTCTGGTAACTTCGGCTCTTTTTTCATCAAGTACCTCCCACTCTTCCTCAAATCTCTTCCTGTCTAGCTTTAAATCATCGCGTTCCTTACAAAGCAAATCCTTCTGACGATTGTACCTCTGTATCTCCTGTTTCAATTCCTGTATTAAATGGTTATGCTTCTCCCTCTCTTCTTCAGTAATTCTAAGCTTCTCTGTTTCATCACGAATCTGTAATTCTGTCCGACTAATCTCAGCTTTCATCTTCTCAAGCTCATCTTTGAAACTTTGTAAAGTTTCTTTCTCAGAAACTATTTCTAGTCTAATTGAGTTTAGATTCTTCTCCTCCAATTTGAGGGTCTTATCTTTTTCCTTCAGCCCCTTTAACATTGCATCACAATCCTTCTCTTTCTCCTTGACTCTTTCTGACTTCTTCTCCAGAGCCTGCTCCtgctttttcaatttttccgtCATATGGCTAATTTCGTTTGACTTCTTAACCAATTCATCTGTTTTGACTCTTAGCTCATCCTCAAGCAACTTTCTTTTATCTTCCAGTTCTATTTCAAGGTCCTGCTTTTTAATCTCAAATGCAGCTCTGTGCTCATCAACAAGGTTCTGAATCTCCATCTGCAATATGGATCAACATTTAACAACTCTTAATAAAATGGAAAGGAACTAAATTTAGTCAAAGAAACATCTGAAATACAAGGAAATTAAACAGCATGAATAGGGGGATTAAGCAATAATAGAGTAATCTCTCTTTTTCAATCCCACTTTATTTGTTACACAATAACCAGCTTGATTGCAGATACAACAATAAACATTATATAGAAGGAATGCATATTATAGCTGTTACATTCCCTAAGTTTGAGTTACAGATATGAATTCAATTTAAAGTTCAATATTATGGTACTGAGATTAAGCAAAATCAATAAAGTGAGCCACAAATGAATTTTCCAAAATCTAGAACGAATTTTCCAACATTGAGAAGTCACTAGGCAAAACAGATCTTGTCCTTGAGGAAAGGAAATGCAGAACAAGGGTTATCATTGGATACCATTACTAATAACTGTAAATTATTTGGTTTATTAAAGCAggttaaacaaaataaaacccagctaaatatataaatttgcaCAGAAACTAAGGAAAACAACTCACTCTCTCTCGCTCACTCAGCTTCTCAGTCAATGCACTTAAATCTTTTTCCTTCATCTCTAAATTAGATCTAAAAGCTTCAGCTTTCTGCAGGGAAGTCAAACCAAAGTTAGACATAAGAAGTTATTAAGTAAAGTTTAAAAACTAGATTTAATCAATCAGAAGCTTACTTCCTCATTTTGGATCAGCTCAGAAAGTTTTTTGTTGATCTCGTCTTCTTTGTTCTTTAGGTTTAAATTTAGCAACTCGGCCTTCTTCTGTTCTTCGACAAATTCACCTTCTCTCTGCTTCAACATCCTATTAAGTTCAACTAACTTCTCCTCTCTCTCATTAATATGTCTCCTATTCTGACAAAGTCTCTCTTCAGCTTCTTGCAGCTTCCTCTCCCATTCCCGCATATCTTCTTTATGCTTCAAAAAAGTTGCTTCATGGGCATCC
This sequence is a window from Salvia splendens isolate huo1 chromosome 5, SspV2, whole genome shotgun sequence. Protein-coding genes within it:
- the LOC121805850 gene encoding LOW QUALITY PROTEIN: nuclear matrix constituent protein 1-like (The sequence of the model RefSeq protein was modified relative to this genomic sequence to represent the inferred CDS: inserted 2 bases in 1 codon; deleted 2 bases in 1 codon) produces the protein MFTPKRQWQGPSRTPRSEAHKPNPTTVKGKLVSFIDDPAPPPPPPPRGLLIDNEDRVEMENMDDWRRFREVGLLDEAAMERRDRDALMEKAQNLERELHDYQYNMGLLLIENKEWTSKHEEVHQSLLEVQELLKREKAAHLIAVTQAEERETNLRKALEGERQCVAELERSLREIHAEHDKIKITSYTRLADANHLVAGIQDSSLEVQQRLLAAGAKLAEASRKSLEMERKFQEVDTRESVLKRERMSFISERDAHEATFLKHKEDMREWERKLQEAEERLCQNRRHINEREEKLVELNRMLKQREGEFVEEQKKAELLNLNLKNKEDEINKKLSELIQNEEKAEAFRSNLEMKEKDLSALTEKLSERERMEIQNLVDEHRAAFEIKKQDLEIELEDKRKLLEDELRVKTDELVKKSNEISHMTEKLKKQEQALEKKSERVKEKEKDCDAMLKGLKEKDKTLKLEEKNLNSIRLEIVSEKETLQSFKDELEKMKAEISRTELQIRDETEKLRITEEEREKHNHLIQELKQEIQRYNRQKDLLCKERDDLKLDRKRFEEEWEVLDEKRAEVTRELQQLDEDKKSFDKFKHSLEKKLEDKIATENYIKGEMETLRLEKESFATTKKLELSMLSEKARHEHDKLLHDFETRKRDLEAEMRDKQEEFEKSLQDRERAFEDKIEKALXNISHLMDVADKEMENMRSERSRLEEQQLEMQNDINDLGVLCKKLRSQRQQFINERGRFVSFLERIKSCQNCGGMAKDYMLDDILISELDENEASPLQAMGEQVLEKVASYEMKANRTPGENDDKSPDSGGRISWLLRKCTPRVFKLSPTKKVQDMPSQNLDQALSDTLVSAAQNVGEPSMPVGAATESDAPEIWRAAPEVSEDSKHSEMPNRRRKSARKPGNVIHRTRSVKAVVEDAEAFLRRTSKDGETNNDTPTSVNEESRGDSSLAGKGASSVRRKRTRATSSKMSDGDESDGQSASVSVGGRRKRQQTAAPVVQDAGKSRYNLRRHTGKGKGIAASTDTEKRSDKEAGDAAALMDNEITSTPTEEVASQNGSPDDSAQVVSHKRVQTKMVMVDRVVRFVPSEATINKNSNAVKSTKKNVEVSEEVSGTPEYSDEVEHSSPLREEEEEEEDDDEDDDIPGEASVPRKLWKLFTS